Proteins found in one Gordonia sp. PDNC005 genomic segment:
- a CDS encoding CapA family protein: MRSVRIGLCAVLVTAVLAVGGSGAPLMLQSADSAAFAADGTPVARQRNGPSTTTITISWVGDNILGTDSDFGGGTLPELWARAGRSPNYFFQNVKRYFTADDLTVANFEVALTDERRERYKGDGETYHFYGDPAVAESLPAAGIDVVTLANNHTFDYGQAGFDDTIRTLDAVGVDYVGTGHGSEGSAYDFRVIRDVKGVRVGLVGYQAWADTASFRAKVRTDFSTLRAEGAQVVIPFFHWGIEAENRPYEVQTSLAEFAVDQGADAVIGTHPHVLQSMSTYKGRLIAYSLGNFSFGGNTNPSDKRTMILQTRLTVTGERVSRSEFRVIPTRLSRDAEFNDYVPTPYRGAEKAETLEFINEISPDLNGRISTRFRTVE, encoded by the coding sequence GTGCGATCGGTACGAATCGGCCTCTGTGCCGTGTTGGTGACTGCTGTTCTGGCCGTCGGAGGCAGTGGTGCTCCACTGATGCTGCAGTCCGCCGACAGTGCGGCCTTCGCCGCCGACGGGACTCCCGTCGCGCGGCAGCGGAACGGTCCGAGCACGACGACCATCACGATCAGTTGGGTCGGCGACAACATCCTCGGCACCGACAGCGACTTCGGCGGCGGGACCCTTCCGGAGCTGTGGGCGCGTGCGGGCAGGTCCCCGAACTACTTCTTCCAGAACGTGAAACGGTACTTCACCGCGGACGATCTGACCGTGGCGAACTTCGAGGTCGCACTGACCGACGAGCGCCGCGAACGGTACAAGGGCGACGGCGAGACCTACCATTTCTACGGCGACCCTGCGGTCGCCGAATCCCTGCCCGCCGCCGGCATCGACGTCGTCACCTTGGCCAACAACCACACGTTCGATTACGGCCAGGCCGGCTTCGACGACACCATACGCACGTTGGACGCCGTCGGCGTCGACTACGTCGGAACCGGACACGGGTCTGAGGGTTCGGCGTATGACTTCCGGGTCATCCGCGATGTCAAGGGCGTCCGGGTCGGACTGGTCGGATATCAAGCGTGGGCCGACACGGCGTCATTCCGTGCCAAAGTCCGCACCGACTTCTCGACGCTGCGCGCGGAGGGCGCACAGGTGGTGATCCCGTTCTTCCACTGGGGAATCGAGGCGGAGAACAGGCCGTACGAGGTGCAGACCTCGCTCGCCGAGTTCGCTGTCGACCAGGGCGCCGACGCCGTCATCGGCACACACCCGCACGTGCTTCAGTCGATGTCGACGTACAAGGGCAGGTTGATCGCCTACTCACTCGGCAACTTCTCCTTCGGAGGCAACACCAACCCATCGGACAAACGGACCATGATCCTGCAGACTCGGCTCACCGTCACAGGCGAACGCGTGTCGAGATCGGAGTTCCGGGTGATCCCCACTCGTCTGTCGCGCGACGCCGAATTCAACGACTACGTGCCGACGCCTTACCGCGGCGCCGAGAAGGCGGAGACGTTGGAGTTCATCAACGAGATCTCGCCAGACCTCAACGGCCGAATCAGCACACGTTTCCGAACTGTCGAGTGA
- a CDS encoding iron-containing redox enzyme family protein: MTRQIRNPTHFAHRPLPGSRGPVSQRIIEAIRAAPVDAPTRIDLPEDLDPWGDDVHLGLLVCHELHYRGWSDAGRDCEWDPALIAARIRLEDLFLAAVGAEADSLPGEGSADAQLGALARVVPSGVTAHLKRHGTEDEFNDYFAARSIYHLKEADPHAWAIPRLRPAAKALFVAVEYDEYGAGRADRVHQALFAELLSSMKLDDGYLAYLDAAPAAVLAPVNLMSCFGLRRSRRGATVGHFAATEMTSPVGSGWLLAGLDRIDAPEPARLFYREHVEADAVHELVMRDEVVASLLADEPSLHDDVLFGIRALQVVEDRLDAAFTAVWESGESLMGTNRAGQLP, translated from the coding sequence GTGACTCGACAGATCAGGAATCCGACACACTTCGCTCACCGTCCGCTGCCCGGCTCTCGCGGCCCGGTGTCCCAGCGGATCATCGAAGCGATCCGTGCAGCTCCCGTCGACGCTCCGACGCGGATCGATCTCCCGGAGGATCTCGACCCGTGGGGCGACGACGTTCATCTCGGGCTCCTCGTATGCCATGAACTCCACTATCGAGGCTGGTCCGACGCCGGCCGGGACTGCGAGTGGGATCCGGCACTCATCGCGGCGCGCATCCGATTGGAAGACCTCTTTCTCGCCGCTGTCGGCGCGGAGGCTGACAGTCTGCCCGGCGAGGGATCTGCGGATGCACAACTGGGTGCGCTGGCCCGTGTTGTGCCCTCGGGTGTGACCGCGCACTTGAAGAGGCACGGCACCGAGGACGAGTTCAACGACTACTTCGCTGCCCGGTCCATCTATCACCTCAAGGAGGCTGACCCGCACGCGTGGGCGATCCCACGTCTTCGGCCTGCGGCGAAGGCGTTGTTCGTCGCAGTCGAGTACGACGAGTACGGAGCGGGCCGAGCCGACCGGGTGCACCAGGCGCTGTTCGCCGAGTTGCTGTCGTCGATGAAACTCGATGACGGGTACTTGGCGTATCTCGATGCGGCGCCGGCGGCGGTTCTCGCACCGGTCAACTTGATGTCGTGCTTCGGCCTTCGTCGATCCCGACGGGGAGCGACAGTCGGACACTTCGCGGCCACCGAAATGACGTCGCCGGTGGGATCGGGGTGGCTGCTGGCCGGGCTCGATCGCATCGACGCCCCGGAACCCGCACGACTGTTCTACCGAGAGCATGTCGAAGCCGACGCTGTCCACGAACTCGTCATGAGAGACGAGGTGGTCGCCTCCCTGCTCGCGGACGAGCCGTCGCTGCACGACGACGTCTTGTTCGGGATCCGAGCGTTGCAGGTGGTGGAGGACCGGCTCGACGCGGCGTTCACCGCTGTGTGGGAGTCAGGCGAATCGTTGATGGGCACGAACCGCGCCGGTCAGCTCCCGTAG
- a CDS encoding HemK2/MTQ2 family protein methyltransferase, giving the protein MTFPLTSPDAPVVPNDLHGVYRPQEDTCLLIDALSSVDFVGAKMLDLCTGSGAVAIAGALRGADVTAVDSCPHAVDATRLAAVQAGVALTVSRSDVAAVEQTGFDLVTCNPPYVPTPPGTEASAVGPSHAWNAGPNGRAVLDVVCAVLPRLLAEDGTALVVQSELADVDATVAALRGAGLRAKVVRERLIPFGPVVESRRELLVRKGFLDPTSEKESIVVIRAQRAGRSPREAT; this is encoded by the coding sequence ATGACATTCCCACTGACCTCGCCGGACGCGCCAGTCGTACCGAACGACCTCCACGGTGTGTACCGACCGCAGGAGGACACCTGCCTCCTCATTGACGCGCTGTCATCCGTCGACTTCGTCGGCGCCAAGATGCTCGACCTGTGCACCGGTTCGGGGGCGGTGGCGATCGCAGGCGCGCTACGAGGTGCCGATGTGACGGCTGTGGACTCGTGCCCTCACGCGGTCGACGCCACCCGTCTCGCGGCCGTCCAGGCCGGCGTGGCCCTCACTGTCAGCCGGTCTGATGTGGCAGCGGTGGAGCAGACCGGATTCGACCTCGTCACCTGCAACCCTCCCTATGTGCCGACACCGCCGGGAACAGAGGCGTCCGCCGTCGGACCGAGCCACGCCTGGAACGCCGGGCCCAACGGTCGAGCCGTGCTCGATGTCGTCTGCGCGGTGCTGCCCCGGCTGTTGGCGGAGGACGGGACCGCACTCGTCGTCCAGTCCGAACTCGCCGACGTCGACGCGACCGTGGCGGCGCTGCGAGGGGCGGGACTCCGGGCGAAAGTCGTTCGTGAACGTCTGATCCCGTTCGGCCCGGTCGTCGAGTCGCGAAGAGAACTCCTGGTCCGCAAGGGATTCCTGGACCCGACAAGCGAAAAGGAATCGATAGTCGTGATTCGCGCCCAACGAGCTGGCCGATCCCCGAGAGAGGCGACATGA
- a CDS encoding CDGSH iron-sulfur domain-containing protein: MTNRDDRARRVRVVPKGPILVDGPVEVECPDGSVVRCDRFKVAICACGLSATAPLCDASHRRRLTPAGARREREHH, from the coding sequence ATGACAAACCGCGACGACCGAGCTCGTCGGGTGCGGGTCGTTCCGAAGGGACCGATCCTAGTCGACGGACCAGTCGAGGTGGAATGTCCCGATGGTTCCGTCGTCCGCTGCGACCGCTTCAAAGTCGCGATCTGTGCGTGTGGACTCAGCGCCACCGCACCGCTGTGCGACGCGAGCCACCGTCGGCGGCTCACACCGGCCGGGGCCAGGAGAGAAAGAGAACACCACTGA
- a CDS encoding DJ-1/PfpI/YhbO family deglycase/protease, which yields MTDDDPIHKGSAPKTPPAGRPLDGAVVAILAADGVEEVELTAPREAVERAGARTVLVSLHDGEIQAFHNDVEPAARFAVDKVITDVSVADFDALILPGGTTNPDKLRQDVHAVDFVRGCMHADRPTGVICHGGWTLVEANVVAGRTLTSYPSIRTDIRNAGGTVVDGEVVVDGALVSSRNPDDLPAFCAKIVDVFARQR from the coding sequence ATGACCGACGACGACCCGATTCACAAAGGCTCCGCGCCGAAGACGCCTCCGGCCGGACGGCCGCTCGATGGGGCGGTGGTGGCCATTCTCGCAGCCGATGGTGTTGAGGAGGTCGAGTTGACGGCACCACGAGAAGCCGTGGAGCGGGCAGGCGCGCGCACAGTGCTCGTGTCCCTTCACGACGGCGAGATCCAAGCCTTCCACAACGATGTCGAGCCCGCGGCTCGGTTCGCCGTCGACAAGGTGATCACGGACGTGTCTGTGGCCGACTTCGACGCGCTGATCCTGCCAGGCGGAACGACGAATCCCGACAAGTTGCGACAGGACGTGCACGCCGTCGACTTTGTTCGAGGGTGTATGCATGCGGACAGGCCGACGGGGGTGATCTGCCACGGTGGCTGGACTCTCGTCGAAGCGAATGTGGTCGCAGGCCGTACGCTCACCAGCTACCCGAGCATCCGTACTGACATCCGGAACGCCGGGGGCACTGTCGTCGACGGCGAGGTAGTCGTCGACGGTGCTCTGGTGTCTAGTAGAAACCCAGACGATCTCCCCGCATTCTGCGCCAAGATCGTCGATGTGTTCGCCCGTCAGCGGTAG
- a CDS encoding GlsB/YeaQ/YmgE family stress response membrane protein has product MSEIQLATVDVLAKSSTFTSVGWIGYIIIGGLAGWLASKVMGTDAQMGLLANIVVGVIGALLGGFLLSFFLDTASGGMWFTFFTALAGSIILLAILRAFSGRRAG; this is encoded by the coding sequence ATGTCCGAGATTCAACTCGCGACCGTCGACGTTCTCGCGAAGTCGTCGACGTTCACGTCTGTCGGCTGGATCGGCTACATCATCATCGGAGGCCTCGCCGGCTGGCTGGCGAGCAAGGTGATGGGCACCGACGCGCAGATGGGGCTGTTGGCCAACATCGTCGTCGGTGTGATCGGCGCCCTGCTCGGCGGGTTCTTGCTGAGCTTCTTCCTCGACACAGCCAGCGGCGGAATGTGGTTCACGTTCTTCACTGCGCTGGCCGGATCGATCATCCTGCTCGCGATTCTGCGCGCCTTCTCGGGGAGACGAGCGGGCTAA
- a CDS encoding response regulator transcription factor, producing MGPITVAIIDDYDVVVRGLATMLRLYSHRVSVQALSTSGDVSEPVDIALYDSFANPPADKQTIDSLLTDSKVGQVVMYSWEVSEPIAAAALENGAAAFLSKKLPAAELVDALERIHEADGAPRVFPGRTETAVSSAGDWPGREEGLTQREAEVLALITQGLSNADITDRTGLSINSVKTYIRTCYRRIGVTTRAQAVLWGAQHGFVPDRPRR from the coding sequence ATGGGACCGATCACGGTGGCGATCATCGACGACTACGACGTTGTTGTGAGGGGGCTTGCGACAATGCTCAGGCTCTACTCACACCGGGTGAGCGTCCAGGCGTTGTCCACCTCGGGTGACGTCTCCGAGCCGGTGGACATCGCCCTGTACGACTCGTTCGCGAACCCGCCCGCCGACAAGCAGACGATCGACTCCCTGCTGACCGACAGCAAGGTGGGGCAGGTCGTCATGTATTCGTGGGAGGTCTCCGAGCCCATAGCGGCGGCAGCTCTGGAGAACGGCGCCGCAGCGTTCCTGTCCAAGAAGCTGCCGGCCGCTGAACTGGTGGACGCGCTGGAGAGGATTCACGAAGCCGACGGCGCGCCCCGGGTGTTCCCGGGCCGAACGGAGACGGCAGTGTCCAGTGCGGGGGACTGGCCAGGACGTGAAGAAGGCCTCACTCAACGTGAGGCCGAGGTGTTGGCCCTCATCACCCAGGGCCTGAGCAACGCCGACATCACGGATCGGACTGGACTGTCGATCAACTCCGTGAAGACCTACATCCGAACGTGTTACCGGCGTATCGGGGTGACCACTCGGGCACAAGCCGTGCTGTGGGGAGCACAGCACGGCTTCGTGCCCGACCGGCCGCGGCGTTAG
- a CDS encoding PAS and ANTAR domain-containing protein produces MQGQLDHPAADRPAFRYGRFWYYRDDDRWEWSDQLARLHGYESAESVAPTIDLLLAHKHPDDRERVAELIERVRRAGAPFSSEHRIIDRRGSIIPVIVIGDLMHDPGGRRRGTFGFYVASSTGGEVPDSANSRGRMDIDEMVRRRATIERVKGAVMLAYRLNAQQAFDLLVWRSQESNVKLYELAAAIDARLADVDLPSRARSSFDRIVLSAHEDVSP; encoded by the coding sequence GTGCAAGGACAACTCGACCATCCCGCCGCCGATCGCCCGGCGTTTCGGTACGGCCGATTCTGGTATTACCGGGACGATGATCGCTGGGAGTGGTCCGACCAGCTCGCCCGATTGCACGGCTATGAGTCGGCGGAGTCGGTCGCCCCCACCATCGACCTGCTCCTCGCCCACAAGCACCCGGACGACAGGGAGCGCGTGGCGGAACTGATCGAACGGGTCCGACGCGCGGGAGCGCCGTTCAGCAGTGAACACCGCATCATCGACCGGCGCGGGTCGATCATCCCGGTGATCGTCATCGGCGACCTCATGCATGATCCCGGGGGACGTCGGCGCGGTACTTTCGGCTTCTACGTCGCGTCGTCAACCGGCGGCGAGGTCCCTGACAGCGCCAATTCGCGCGGCCGCATGGACATCGACGAGATGGTCCGCAGGCGCGCGACGATCGAGCGAGTGAAGGGCGCCGTGATGCTCGCATATCGACTCAACGCCCAGCAGGCGTTCGATCTGCTCGTCTGGCGGTCCCAGGAGTCGAATGTGAAGCTCTATGAGCTTGCCGCAGCGATCGACGCCAGACTCGCCGATGTCGACCTGCCGTCGCGGGCGCGATCCAGCTTCGACCGCATCGTCCTCAGCGCGCACGAAGACGTGTCGCCGTGA
- a CDS encoding SRPBCC family protein yields MSDQTSVTVERVIDAPVDRVFDVLSNPERHQSLDGSGFIRGVDHADRIQHVGDVFTMNMEGSHMGGEYQTDNHVTGYAKDKLLAWKTAPAGTEPPGWEWVWELESQGPDETLVRHTYDWSKVTDKSLLEKVGFPLVSERDLQDTLSRLAAEAATA; encoded by the coding sequence ATGAGCGATCAAACGAGTGTGACAGTGGAGCGAGTCATCGACGCACCGGTCGATCGAGTCTTCGACGTGCTGAGCAACCCCGAGCGGCACCAGTCGCTGGACGGCTCCGGTTTCATCAGGGGCGTCGACCACGCCGACCGAATCCAGCACGTCGGCGACGTCTTCACCATGAACATGGAAGGCTCTCACATGGGCGGGGAGTACCAGACCGACAACCACGTGACCGGGTACGCCAAGGACAAGCTTCTGGCATGGAAGACGGCCCCGGCGGGAACCGAGCCGCCCGGTTGGGAGTGGGTGTGGGAACTGGAGTCGCAGGGTCCCGACGAGACTCTCGTTCGCCACACCTACGACTGGTCGAAGGTGACGGACAAGAGCCTCCTGGAGAAGGTCGGCTTTCCGCTCGTCTCGGAACGAGATCTTCAGGACACGCTGTCGAGGCTCGCGGCCGAGGCCGCGACAGCGTGA